Genomic window (Pristiophorus japonicus isolate sPriJap1 chromosome 9, sPriJap1.hap1, whole genome shotgun sequence):
AAGGCGCGGGCCATTGATCGGTGCAaggggcggcgcaaggggcgggaaaaTGTGCGGGACAAGGGGCTTGGCAGTTATGCGggacattgggcgggacaagggactggGCAGTAGGAGGGACAAGcggtgggcagtgggcggggcagtgggcggggcaatggGCTTTGCAGGGTGCCGGGCAGTGGGCGGGagaaggggcggggcagtgggaggaGCAGTGGACGGAACTAATgacgggcagtgggcgggacaaggggcattgggcgggacaaggggcggtacATTGGGCGGCACAAGGTGTGGGTCAAGTGgggggcagtaggcgggacaggtggcgtggcagtgggcgggacaaggggcttggcagtgggcgggacaaggggcatggcagtgggcggcacaagggcagggacagtgggcggggcattgggcgggaGTCGGAGCATGGCAATTGGCGGGACAGTGAGCGGGACAAGCGGCCGTGCAGATGGCGGGACAAGGGACgatgcagtgggtgggacaaggggcgtggctgtgggcgggacaaaaggcgggacaagcggcgtggcagtgggcgggacaatgggcgtaacagtgggcgggacaaggggcgtgacagttaTGCAGGACATTGGGCTGGACAAGGGACTGGGCAGTAGGAGGGACAAGCGGtgtgcagtgggcggggcagtgggctttgCAGGGTTCCGGGCAGTGGGCGggagaaagggcggggcagtgggaggaGCAGTGGACGGGACTAATgacgggcagtgggcgggacagggggcattGTGCGGGATAAGGGGCGGTACATTGGGCGGCACAAGGTGTGGGTCAAGTGCggagcagtaggcgggacaggtggcgtggcagtgggcgggacaaggggcttggcagtgggcgggacaagcgtcTTGGCAGTGGCCGGGACAAGGGGCatggcagtgagcgggacaagggcaGGGACAGTGGGCGGGGCATTGGGTGGGAGTAGGAgcatggcaatgggcgggacagtgAGCGGGACAAGCGGCCGTGCAGATGGCGGGACAAGGTGCgatgcagtgggcgggataaggggcgtggcagtaggcggggcaaaaggcgggacaagcggcgtggcagtgggcgggacaatgggcgtggcagtgggcgggacaaggggaattCCTGTGACAGTGTAAGGATAAGTAGGTGAGGTGCAAGCAGAATCCAAGGACggtagagataagggggtctggaaaacatcacGAGGCCATGAGTAAATCTCTCACTAAACATAAGTTGATCACGCAGTCTCCTGGTGCATCGggaccaattccattggcccaaaggAATCGATTTGTCATCTATAATCATTATTGTTGGATTGTGTCCTGCCGCCATGGGCTGAGCAATTGTAATGAACTCTTGTAAAACATATACATGGCGACACATTTCACTGTTCAGCGGAGAGTTGTGCATGGAGTAACCCAGAGGCTGTCTCCCCGTTGGCGTAAATAAACGGTTTTGATGTTTGGAACcgacctgagtgacgagtgattcttccagaaaacaATTGCGCTAAAAGTcccattggaggataagccacaccctgaagtttcactggaatggtaCACTGGTTCTTCTCATACAAAGATTACCACTATGATGGTTAgactagggtcaccaccagtaatgttagagtagggacatcACTAATAATGTTAGAGAATTGCCAATACCAATATTGTTTGAGGTGGATCACCACGAGCTGTTTGGGTAGGGTGATATCCTTCCGATAATAAGGCGAcctgaactgcatgcagtactccagctgtggccttccaAAGAATTATACCATTTAAGCAtaacccctgctcttatattctatgccttggccaataatggCAAGAATTCCATatcccttcttaatcaccttatccacctggcctgctacttagaGAAATCattggacaagcactccaatgtcccttttttcatctacactattaaggggCCTACCGCTTATTCCTTAAGGGGCATTTCCTTATCAGGCCTTTCAAagcgcatcacctcacacttctctgaattcaattccatttgtcactgctcttcccacctgaccattacattgacattctcctgcagcccatgactttcctcttcattatcaaccacagtgccaattttagtgttgtctgcaaacttcttaatcatacgccctatatcaaatctaaatcgttgatatataccacaaaaagcaaggaatccagtattgagccctgtggaaccccaatggaaacttccttccagtcacaaaaatatccatcaatcatatccctttgcttcctacctcaaaccTCCTACCTTCTGAGacgagagatggtgcagaggagaatttctaggatgcttcctggaaaggagaatcttagtttgggtaggctgtgtttgttctcattggaggttgagaggcgacctcattgaggtgcacagaatattgaggagcctggacatagtgtatagtaagggcctatttccattggtggaggtgtctattacgagggggcatagatccAAGATGGTTggttgggaggtttagaggggatttgaggatggGGCTTTTCTCTGCAGaaagttgtggagatctggaactcgctgcctggaagaatagtGGATGCAGGaaacttcaccacttttaagagatttttggatggacacttaaagtgccggAACCTGTAGGATTATGGACCTGGAGctcgtaattgggattagactggatgactttgtgttggacggcgcagatataatggtcagtGCTGCAGGGAGTAGAGTAAggccaggttgatctcctggatTATTTTCaatcatctggatgggtcggagaaaccTTTTCCGAGATTTTGTCTCCCGAAATTGACTTGCGTTTTTATCTggcttttcctctcccaggagatcacatggctctcgttggggcggagtgtagaatgtttcaatataaggggtgtcgcagttatgtgaggcTGACTGTTTGGGCTGGGCGCTTTTTGCATTTCcatcgttgttcataggtttatatttaacctttagggctgctgaccaagtgccgtgcagctctttgtcagccggcgtggacagaatcggcagaaatggcctccttctgacctgtaaatttctatgtttctatgtgacaaccGGTCATGTTAAAATAAggtcagcaccagtaatgttaacaccaaaatgatagagttcagtcaccatcagtaatgttagagtagagtcaccagcaATAATATTAATGTAGTATCAGCTCCAGTCGTGTTGGCGTTGGatcaccacaagtaatgttagtGCAGGGACAAAACCAGTAATGTTAGTTTAGGTCAGCCAGCAGTACGTTAGAGTAAGAAAACCACCAGGAATGTTAAAATAGCGTCACCACCAGTATGGTGGAGCAGAGCCACCACCAGTAAATTAAGAGTAGGGACACCAAAAGTAAGTTTGGAATAGGGTCATCAGCAGTAATGTATTAGTCGTCTCAAAACCAGTAAtaatagagtagggtcaccaggaGTAATGTTAGAGAAGGACCATAATaattaatgttagaatagggtcaccaccagtaatgttagatttgtTTCACCACCAGTTATGTTGGAGTAGATTCAACAGTAGTAATGTTATATTTGTTTCAACGccaataatgttagagtatggtcaccaccagtaatcttATGTTTGGTtcgccaccagtaatgttataCTTGCTTCACCACGACTAATGTTGGAGTAGATTCAACACCAGTTATGTGAGAGTGGAGTCAATACCAATAATGTTGTGGTTGGATCACCATCGATAATGCGCAGCTGGGGTCAATATCATTAATGTTACATTAGGGTCAATAACATTATGATCAGTGTAGAATATGCACCATTAACATTTAAGTAGAATCTCCACCAGTAATGGAAGTGTAGCGTCATCACCAATAATGATCCAATTGGTTCGCCACCAGTAATGACAGAGaagggtcaccaccattaatgttagattaGAGTCACCACTAGGAAAGTTAGTGTAGAATGACCACTACTGATGTTAGAGTACAGTTAACACCAGCAATGTACGAACAGTTTTATCACCAGTAATTTTGGACTAGGTTcacgaccagtaatgttagagtagggtcacaaccaataatgttagagtagggtcaccatcagcaATGTTAgagtacggtcaccaccagtaagGTTAGATTAGGGCCACACCAGTAATGTAagagtagggtcatcaccagtaatgttagagtagggtcatcaccagtaatgttagagttgggtcatcaccagtaatgttagagtagggccacaccagtaatgtaagagtagggtcaccaccagtaatgttagagtagggtcaacatCTGcaaagttagagtagggtcaccaccagtaatgttagaatagggtcaccaccagtaatgttagaatagggtcaccaccagtaatgttagagtagggtcaccatcagcaaagtttgagtagggtcaccaccagtaatgctagagtagggtcaccaccagtaatgttagaatagggtcaccatcagtaatgtaagagtagggtcaccagcagtaatgttagaatagggtcaccaccagtaatgttagaatagggtcaccaccagtaatgttagagtagggtcaccattggcaaagttagagtagggtcaccatcagtcaTGTTTGAGTAGGTTCACCAGCATTAATGTTAGAGCAGGGTAACCACGAGTAACATTtgtgtagagtcaccaccagtaacgttagagtatggtcaccaccaataatgttagagtaggatcactgccagtaatgttagagtagggtcaacacCAATAATGTTCGAGTacggtcaccagcagtaatgttagagtagaggcaCCACCAGTCATGTTAATGTAGGGTCACCAGCATTGATGTTAGAGTacggacaccaccagtaatgttacagtagcttcaccaccagtaatattagtgTAGGTgcacaccagtaatgttaaagcccATTCCTAATCACAATACAAGGCAATTGTAATTCTGTATAGCTTTCACTGAAGTAATATGAGGTATCAAGAATCTGATGCAGAATCCGGGAGGGAACTTCCTTGAGTGTAAGTTCCCTCTGGGTTTATTTTCCGTTCATTGATTAAATGGACGGATTTTCACTGACGGAGTTGTACAATTTCCCCATAGGCCTCCGGCCGCGCTGCAGTGGAAAATCTACCTTTGTTTGTTAAGTGACTGGAACTAACGTCAATTATTGTACAAACTGATTTTCTCACCGGGGCACCGATTGTCCTATAAAGGGCGAGCGTTAACGAATCTCAGAGGAACTACAGTCAGAATCGTGAAGCCGGACAGCAGTCAAATATTCTTCCAAAAATGGCACGGCCAACAATTCTTCAGTTTAGGGATATTTACTATCCTTTCCTCGCAGCATTCGGTGTTCCCGGTAAGTCAATATATCCTGTTCCCTAACAGCTTTTGTCAATGTCACTGTTAATGATCATATTACAGATTACGAGAATTTCTTTATTGCATTCATTGATGCACTGGGAGAAGTCGGTGAATATCAGAGGGAATCCTCCTCGTCCCCGTAGCCGCTGAGGCACTGTTCTGGTTGCTGGTGCTTGGGTGCCGGGAGGGCAACTTTTTTCCAGATACTGAGGGAAGGCGAAGCTGATGCCCCGGCCGCTCTAACAGTACCTAGTTCACTGCAGCTTAGTATAGTCATCACATATGTGCCTTTCTTGCCTGTCTGCATTAAGCTGATAATCCCTTGTGATGCAACCAGCGCCACCCAACAGGGGACTGTGAAAGATATTTGGAGCAATAATTGCCGCTCAGGGagctgctcccctcccctccgctgccaAGAATCTTCGCGGCTCCACCAGATCTTGCTCTGTGAACGAACAACTCCCTCCACGCGATTGTAAATAGAACATGCATGGAACTTTGACCCAAACTGAATGTTTGTCTCAGCTGGATGCTTTATTTGAACTGATATATTTCTGGTAATTGTTTAGAAATGATATGTAATACAGCTGACACCCGATGCAACTCCCGGGATCCATTTCGCCAATTAAACcgatgaaattcaatgtaaaatcccATCGATTACTCCGTGCGGTAGTACCTTATAAAACTGACTCCTTGCATCACTCAGCACCAGCATCATGGTGGGATGGCGCTCCACACTGCATTAAAATATGTATTTGGATGTATGTAAGGGAGTCCGCTTCTTTATTGTCTCTAGAATATGAACAAGTTGCAGAACCATCCAAGGATCCGCTTTTAAAGGGCCTTTATCTGAAACTGTACCATCTCTGCGAGGTACTGCAGCTTGGCCTGGACCACAAAGTTGGAATGTTCATCGGGCCTCAAATTGGTGTCAGGGGCGGTGGCGATTGGAAtaacaatcgggagagatgtatgacGGGCGGCTAATCCAATGTCGCCCAGATTCAAAGTTGACCTCCGAACTCGCCCCAGCCCTTCATCCATCTGTGCTTggttgtcggtggtggtggggtcgCTCTCAGTTTCAATTTCCCCGATTGATTCCGAGTGACCCTTGGTCACAGCCCCGACAACAGCTGACAgaagtaaaaacataaaatgctggaaatctcagcggatcaggcagcatctgtggagagagaaacggagttaacttgTCAGGTCGATGAACCTTTGTCAGAAAAGGCAATAGTTCGAAAAGTAACAGATTccgaaggaagtgctggggccctgaaatggGGAGCAGTGGTTCGGAGAAAGAAGAAAATGGAAGGTTATATGatagggtgcaggctcgaagggccgaatagcctactcctgcccctattttctatgttttcaatgttgaggggGGAAGGCAGAATGGAttcgagagacaaaggggatgatgggctgaattgagatgtaatagcacaagttaggaaacaaaaggtgagtctagatgggTTGTGAATGGCAGACTAATTTCCAGCTACAATggaaaacagagggaaacaaaataaaaataatggAGTGGGAAAGGTTTTGTAAAAAAAAAGCGAGGAAGCGGAGCAAAGTGTGGGGAGAGGTTATGGTCTTAAATTGTTGAACTAGATGttcagtccagaaggctgtaaattgcctaaacaaaagatgacgtGCAGTTCCTCGcgcttgccttgagcttcattggaacagtgtcggaggccgaggaccgagaggtcagagtgggagtggagtggagaattagagcgacaggcgaccggaagctcggggtcacccttgcggaATGAACAGAGGAATTCTCCAAAGCAGCCACACAATCTATGTTTTCACTCCCCAATGTAGATGAGAACGTCGGACTGAAGTGTGCTGGACTGTGGGTTCTCAGACCCTCGATATTGAGTGAAGAATGATGTACTACTTTTGCACAAAATGTCATCCCCATTCGACATTGTAAAAATGTAATCGGAAGACATCTTAATTTCTCCTTAAAATACTTGTAAGATTTACCTGAGTTCCCTGGTActgactatttactatctatatttacgacttggaagaaaggacctattataatgtagacaagtttgctggcaatacaaacctgggaggaaaagcaattgtgtgaggagaacacaacaaatctgcaaaaggataaaaGAGGCTAAGTgaccgggcaaaaatttggcagatggacaataaagttggacagtgtgaggtcatgcactttgaaagaaaacaaatcaaagagcaatttattatttaatggagaaagtttgcacggtgccgcagtgcagcgggaccaggggttacttgtgcatgaaacataaaaagatagtatgcaggtacagcaagtgatcaggaaggccaatggtatcttggcctttcttgcaaagtgcatggagtataaaagcagggaagtcttacaataGCTATATAAGCtttttgtgcatgaaacataaaaagatagtatgcaggtacagcaagtgatcaggaaggccaatggtatcttggcctttcttgcaaagtgcatggagtataaaagcagggaagtcttacaataGCTATATAAGCTTtttgtgaggccacacgtggaatactgcgtgcagttctggtttctatgtttacgaaaggatatacttgctttggaggcagttcgcagaaggttcacgaggttgattccggggatgagggggctgacttccaAGAAAAGTTTGAGTAGGCTggacctctacacattggaattcagaagaatgtgaggggatcttatcgaaacgtataagattgtgaggtggcttgacaagatggatgcagagaggttgtttccactgatgggggaaactagaactagagggcacgatcttagaataaggagccgcccacttaaaacataggtgagaagaaatttcttctctcagaggttgtaaatctgtggaattcgctgcctcagagagctgtggaagcagggaatTTGAATACATTTAAAGAGAAATAGACAataccttaaacgataaggggataaggggttatggggagcgggcggaaaagtggaactgagtccaggatgggatcagccatgatattattaaattggGGAGCAAGCTGGAGGTGCCGCATAGTCTactcctactcctgtttcttatgttcttatgttcttatgacctgctgtccctctctcttacagcgaacctgctgacaatcgtgatcctctcccgaggaaattgcggcctttccaaatgtatctctgtctacatggtggccatggccacagcagatctactggtcatgatcttCAATGTAATAGTGTATCACATTTGTACATATCACTTTCCACATTCCTTCCTTTCCTACACTGCCGTTTGTAAGTTTATTATTTACATTAATTCTACCAGCCTGAATACGTCGGTATGGTTTACAGTCTTGTTCACAGCTGACCGATTTGTAGCTATATGTTGTCAAAAGTTTAAAACAAAATATTGCAGAGTGAAAACGGCATCCGCGGTTATAACAACGCTCTCTGTCCTGATCTATTTCCAGTGCCTCCCATTTTGGTTTGCTTATAAATTTGAACGAATAATTCACAATATTCATTGGGGCTGTCGCCCCAGAATTGACTTTTTTATTTCGCCTGCAGGCGTCTTATTCTCATGGATGATAAGTGTATTAACGTCATTGTTTCCGTTTGCTCTGATATTACTGTTTAATTGCTTGACAGTCAGACGCATTTTactggccagcagagcccgcaggggactccggggtcacagcaTTGAGAATCAGAGCGATCCCGAAATCGAGAATAGAAGGAAATCTATTATTTTACTATTCAGCGTATCGGGAAGTTTCCTCGTGCTGTGGCTCACACCATTCGTTAGTTTTTTAACTACCGGTCTGTCAAACACCGCGCATTACCGAGGTGATTATACAGCTCCTGCATACATCGCCATGGAAACCGGATATATGCTCATGTATTTGAGTTCATGTACAAATACGTGTAtctatgcagctactcaaactaaATTCAGGGAAGAGCTGAAGAAGGTGGTGAAATTTCCTTGGACATGGATTCTGTTACTGATTAAAAAATAAAGAATGGAAACAAAGTATCCTCTCCTAACTCGAGCTAAATTACAGCTGTGTTCCTGTTTGGAATGGCAGCCCTTCTGTTCGAACTAAAATGGTTTGCTTTTGTGATAATGAACAGGTATCAGAAAACATTTCTCGCACTTTGTGCAATATGCGTGATGTCTGCTGCTTTCCCCGGCTGAACATCATCGTATCCCGCTGCAACAGCTATCATCCTGTTCAAGATTCAAAGACATTTCGTGTAAATGAAAGTTGATGTTTTAGACAAATTGATAATGTTGTTTGCTGTGAATAGTTAAAAGGTCCGTTACAAACTATAAGAAGATTCTCAAATGGCACAGATTAACAAAGTCATAAAAAAGCAATCCAAGCCGTGGGGTTGATTTCTATGGGGATagaatggagaacagagaaattaTGTTGAAATTAATGGAAATGTGGTTAGACCATAC
Coding sequences:
- the LOC139274005 gene encoding probable G-protein coupled receptor 139 translates to MARPTILQFRDIYYPFLAAFGVPANLLTIVILSRGNCGLSKCISVYMVAMATADLLVMIFNVIVYHICTYHFPHSFLSYTAVCKFIIYINSTSLNTSVWFTVLFTADRFVAICCQKFKTKYCRVKTASAVITTLSVLIYFQCLPFWFAYKFERIIHNIHWGCRPRIDFFISPAGVLFSWMISVLTSLFPFALILLFNCLTVRRILLASRARRGLRGHSIENQSDPEIENRRKSIILLFSVSGSFLVLWLTPFVSFLTTGLSNTAHYRGDYTAPAYIAMETGYMLMYLSSCTNTCIYAATQTKFREELKKVVKFPWTWILLLIKK